One segment of Pseudomonas pohangensis DNA contains the following:
- the fabB gene encoding beta-ketoacyl-ACP synthase I, which yields MRRVVITGIGIVSCLGNDKESVSASLRACRPGIRFNPSYAEMGLRSQVSGSVDLNLEELIDRKVYRFMGNAAAYAYLAMQQAITDAGLSVEEISDPRIGLVAGSGGASTINQLESFDILREKGVKRVGPYRVPRTMSSTVSACLATPFKIKGVNYSISSACATSAHCIGHAMEQIQMGKQDIVFAGGGEEEHWSQSFLFDAMGALSTQYNDTPEKASRAYDANRDGFVIAGGGGMVVVEELEHALKRGAKIYAEIIGYGATSDGYDMVAPSGEGAIRCMQQALATVSTPIDYLNTHGTSTPVGDAAEARAVREVFGDKAPMISSTKSLSGHSLGAAGAHEAIYCMLMMEGNFVTGSANIETIDPELADLPILRETREDVALDTVMSNSFGFGGTNATLVLQRWKG from the coding sequence ATGCGTCGCGTCGTGATCACCGGTATCGGTATTGTTTCCTGTCTTGGCAATGATAAAGAAAGCGTTTCTGCCAGTTTGCGCGCATGCCGCCCCGGCATACGCTTCAATCCGTCCTATGCAGAGATGGGGCTGCGCAGCCAGGTTTCTGGTTCCGTCGACCTCAATCTGGAGGAACTGATTGATCGCAAGGTCTATCGATTCATGGGCAATGCTGCTGCCTATGCCTATCTGGCGATGCAGCAAGCCATTACTGATGCAGGCCTGAGTGTCGAAGAAATCTCGGATCCGCGGATCGGCCTGGTAGCCGGATCGGGCGGTGCATCGACCATCAACCAGCTCGAGTCTTTCGATATCCTGCGCGAAAAAGGCGTAAAGCGGGTTGGCCCTTACCGCGTTCCCCGCACGATGAGCAGCACCGTATCCGCATGTCTGGCGACGCCGTTCAAGATCAAGGGTGTCAATTACTCCATCTCCTCGGCCTGCGCCACCAGTGCTCACTGCATCGGCCATGCCATGGAACAGATCCAGATGGGCAAGCAGGATATCGTTTTTGCCGGCGGTGGTGAGGAAGAGCACTGGAGCCAGAGTTTCCTCTTCGATGCCATGGGCGCACTCTCCACTCAATACAACGACACGCCTGAAAAAGCTTCCCGCGCCTATGACGCCAACCGCGATGGATTTGTAATTGCTGGCGGCGGCGGCATGGTCGTGGTTGAAGAGCTTGAGCATGCACTCAAGCGTGGCGCAAAAATCTATGCGGAAATCATTGGCTACGGGGCTACCTCCGATGGCTATGACATGGTTGCACCGAGTGGTGAGGGTGCAATCCGCTGCATGCAACAGGCCCTTGCGACAGTCTCCACACCTATCGACTACCTGAACACCCACGGCACCTCTACCCCGGTTGGCGATGCAGCCGAAGCCAGGGCAGTGCGCGAAGTATTCGGCGATAAAGCCCCGATGATCAGCTCGACCAAAAGCCTTTCAGGACATTCGCTGGGTGCTGCCGGCGCTCATGAAGCGATTTACTGCATGCTGATGATGGAAGGAAATTTCGTTACCGGCTCAGCCAATATCGAGACAATTGATCCAGAGTTGGCCGATTTGCCGATTTTGCGAGAAACCAGGGAGGATGTTGCTCTGGACACGGTTATGTCTAACAGCTTCGGCTTTGGTGGTACCAATGCCACTCTGGTGCTACAACGCTGGAAGGGCTGA
- the fabA gene encoding 3-hydroxyacyl-[acyl-carrier-protein] dehydratase FabA: MSKQNAYTREDLLRCSRGELFGPGNAQLPAPNMLMIDRIAHISDTGGKYGKGEIVAELDINPDLWFFACHFEGDPVMPGCLGLDAMWQLVGFYLGWQGNPGRGRALGSGEVKFFGQILPTAKKITYNIHIKRTISRSLILGIADGTVSVDGREIYSAEGLRVGLFSSTDSF, from the coding sequence ATGAGCAAACAAAACGCCTACACCCGGGAAGACCTTCTGCGCTGCAGCCGCGGCGAGCTTTTTGGTCCCGGGAATGCCCAACTTCCTGCACCCAACATGCTGATGATCGATCGCATTGCACACATCAGCGACACTGGCGGCAAGTATGGCAAGGGCGAAATTGTTGCCGAGCTCGATATAAATCCTGATCTCTGGTTTTTTGCTTGCCATTTCGAGGGCGATCCCGTCATGCCAGGCTGCCTCGGGCTTGACGCCATGTGGCAATTGGTAGGGTTCTACCTGGGCTGGCAAGGCAATCCCGGGCGGGGACGGGCACTTGGCTCAGGCGAAGTTAAATTCTTCGGCCAGATTCTGCCAACAGCCAAGAAAATCACCTACAACATACATATCAAACGCACCATCAGCCGCTCCCTCATCCTGGGCATCGCCGATGGTACCGTCAGCGTCGATGGCCGCGAAATTTACAGCGCTGAAGGCCTGCGAGTAGGCCTCTTCAGTTCCACAGACAGCTTCTAA
- a CDS encoding NAD(P)H-dependent glycerol-3-phosphate dehydrogenase → MTVRQSIAVLGGGSFGSAIANLLAGNGQAVRLWMRDPEQASYIRQHGENPRYLKGVKINPLVEPICDLEQAIAGSDLIFVALPSTALREALQPYAAQLAGKMLISTTKGIEANTFKLMSEILQEVAPQARIGVMSGPNLAREVAEYALTATVVASEDEALCQEVQRVLHGRSFRVYASADRFGVELGGALKNVYAIMAGMAAAMGMGENTRSMLITRALAEMTRFAVKLGANPMTFLGLSGVGDLIATCSSPKSRNYQVGYALGEGLSLDEAVDRLGEVAEGVNTIKVLKARAEQLEVYMPLVAGLHAILFEGRTLQQVIGALMSGEPKTDVDFISVSGF, encoded by the coding sequence ATGACAGTCAGGCAATCCATTGCAGTTTTGGGCGGCGGAAGTTTTGGTAGCGCCATCGCTAATCTGCTGGCTGGAAACGGGCAGGCAGTGCGCCTGTGGATGCGCGACCCGGAGCAGGCGTCTTACATTCGCCAGCATGGCGAGAATCCGCGTTATCTCAAAGGCGTGAAGATCAATCCTCTGGTCGAGCCGATCTGTGATCTGGAACAGGCTATTGCCGGCAGCGACCTGATTTTCGTGGCGTTACCGTCAACCGCATTGCGTGAAGCACTGCAGCCATATGCCGCGCAACTGGCTGGCAAGATGCTGATCAGTACCACCAAGGGCATTGAAGCCAATACCTTCAAGCTGATGAGTGAAATTCTCCAGGAGGTTGCGCCGCAGGCGCGGATTGGTGTCATGTCAGGCCCCAATCTGGCCCGCGAGGTGGCCGAGTACGCATTGACGGCCACAGTGGTGGCCAGCGAAGACGAAGCGCTCTGCCAGGAAGTGCAGCGTGTGCTGCACGGACGCAGTTTTCGGGTGTATGCCAGTGCTGACCGGTTTGGTGTCGAGCTGGGCGGGGCATTGAAAAATGTCTACGCAATCATGGCCGGCATGGCTGCAGCCATGGGTATGGGCGAGAACACCCGCAGCATGCTGATCACGCGGGCGCTGGCTGAAATGACCCGGTTTGCCGTCAAGCTCGGTGCCAATCCGATGACTTTTCTCGGTCTTTCCGGGGTTGGCGACCTGATCGCTACCTGCTCTTCGCCGAAAAGCCGCAACTATCAGGTAGGTTATGCGCTGGGCGAGGGGCTCAGTCTGGACGAGGCGGTGGATCGGCTCGGTGAAGTGGCGGAAGGCGTCAATACGATCAAGGTGCTCAAGGCCAGAGCCGAGCAACTGGAAGTTTATATGCCGCTGGTAGCGGGCCTGCATGCCATTCTGTTCGAGGGGCGCACGTTGCAGCAGGTGATCGGTGCGCTGATGAGCGGTGAGCCGAAAACCGATGTTGATTTCATCTCGGTCAGTGGATTCTGA
- a CDS encoding DUF4389 domain-containing protein, which yields MASANDQAERESLLLRVFWMLVFTLVWYVAEVVLAVVVILQLAFRLVQGKVNFELLQLGNSLSQYLAQIGQFGSFNSEEKPWPFSDWPTPIAANEQSSTSASPADRAAGA from the coding sequence ATGGCAAGTGCCAATGATCAGGCGGAGCGTGAATCGCTGCTGCTGCGGGTTTTCTGGATGCTGGTTTTTACGCTGGTCTGGTACGTAGCTGAAGTCGTGCTGGCGGTTGTGGTGATTCTGCAGCTGGCTTTTCGTCTGGTGCAGGGCAAAGTCAATTTCGAGCTGTTGCAGTTAGGGAACAGCCTGAGTCAGTATCTGGCACAAATCGGGCAATTCGGTTCCTTCAATAGCGAAGAAAAACCCTGGCCATTTTCCGACTGGCCCACGCCCATAGCTGCCAACGAGCAGTCTTCAACGTCAGCATCTCCTGCTGATCGGGCAGCTGGCGCGTGA
- the sixA gene encoding phosphohistidine phosphatase SixA, protein MRLWLLRHGHAEPHAGSDALRRLTTHGRQEVLQSAAQLIGRPLEAILCSPYVRARQTAELVVEALQSRLIIEIVPWLTPESSLGSALAYLAARPESELLVVSHQPLIGDLAGMLEHGHRQQALPMATAGLAELVGDMPLAGGMQLDSLFQPHK, encoded by the coding sequence GTGAGGCTCTGGTTGCTGCGTCACGGTCATGCCGAACCCCATGCCGGCAGTGACGCCCTGCGCCGTCTGACCACCCACGGTCGGCAGGAGGTGTTGCAAAGTGCAGCACAACTCATCGGTCGACCGCTGGAGGCAATTCTTTGCAGCCCCTACGTGCGTGCCCGGCAGACGGCTGAACTGGTTGTCGAGGCCTTGCAAAGCCGGCTGATCATCGAAATCGTGCCGTGGCTTACACCGGAAAGCAGCCTCGGCAGTGCACTGGCGTATCTGGCCGCAAGGCCGGAGTCGGAGCTTCTCGTCGTTAGTCATCAACCTTTGATCGGCGACCTGGCCGGCATGCTTGAGCATGGCCATCGTCAACAGGCCTTGCCCATGGCCACGGCGGGTCTGGCCGAACTGGTAGGTGACATGCCGCTGGCTGGTGGTATGCAGCTCGATTCGCTGTTTCAGCCGCATAAGTAA
- a CDS encoding AMP-binding protein: MLTAYQMPLDIFYEREARHPNKRFMVQPQADGRVEELTWSEVGEQARRAANWLRGQDIEQGSRIAIISKNCAHWIIADLAIWMAGMVSVPLYPNLTAESVRQVLEHSESKVAFIGKLDDWEAMAPGIPEGVQCVGLPLRPEGRFDLLWSDLQASTPIRDNPSPAADQLATIIYTSGTTGMPKGVMHNFNNFAFTATQGRELFAVSESDRVLSYLPLCHVAERSFVEMSSLYGGVEIYFAQSLDTFVEDIRRARPTIFFAVPRIWTKFQMGVLAKMPAKRLDFLLSLPLVGRMIGRKVLAGLGLDAVRFALSGAAPTPAALFSWYRRLGLELLEVYGMTENCGYSHVCRPGKVKPGWIGQNCPGVEVRISDEGEVLVRSEATMQGYFKEPGKTAEALTLDGSLRTGDKGEQDAEGNLRLTGRIKEIFKTSKGKFVAPAPIENRMATETRLEQICVVGEGMVQPLAICVLSETARAEADGAGRAALEASLKALLAQVNGSLDKHEQLRGMVLVKDVWAVENGFLTPTLKIKRAVIESSYGKHFEDWLQRCDAVLWHE, encoded by the coding sequence GTGTTGACCGCTTATCAAATGCCGCTGGATATTTTCTACGAGCGTGAGGCTCGGCATCCCAACAAGCGCTTCATGGTTCAGCCACAGGCAGATGGCCGGGTCGAAGAGTTGACCTGGTCCGAGGTGGGTGAGCAGGCGCGGCGTGCAGCAAACTGGCTGCGTGGCCAGGACATCGAGCAGGGCAGCCGCATTGCGATCATTTCCAAGAACTGCGCACACTGGATCATTGCCGATCTGGCAATCTGGATGGCCGGCATGGTCTCGGTGCCGCTGTATCCCAACCTGACGGCCGAATCGGTACGCCAGGTTCTGGAGCATTCCGAGTCGAAAGTGGCCTTTATCGGCAAGCTGGATGACTGGGAGGCGATGGCTCCCGGGATTCCCGAAGGCGTGCAGTGTGTCGGTTTGCCATTGCGGCCGGAAGGCCGCTTTGACCTGCTCTGGAGTGACCTGCAGGCCTCTACGCCGATTCGTGACAACCCAAGCCCCGCAGCGGATCAGCTCGCCACCATCATCTATACCTCCGGGACTACCGGCATGCCCAAAGGGGTCATGCACAACTTCAACAACTTTGCCTTCACGGCTACCCAGGGCCGCGAATTGTTTGCCGTGAGTGAAAGCGACCGGGTCTTGTCCTACCTGCCTCTGTGCCATGTAGCGGAGCGCTCATTTGTCGAGATGTCATCGTTGTATGGCGGGGTGGAAATCTATTTTGCCCAGAGCCTGGATACCTTCGTCGAGGATATCCGTAGAGCGCGTCCTACCATATTCTTTGCCGTGCCGCGGATCTGGACCAAGTTCCAGATGGGCGTGCTGGCGAAGATGCCGGCGAAACGACTGGACTTCCTGCTCAGTCTGCCGCTGGTCGGGCGCATGATCGGCCGCAAGGTGCTGGCCGGCCTCGGGCTGGATGCCGTGCGCTTTGCCTTGTCCGGTGCCGCACCCACGCCCGCCGCCTTGTTCAGCTGGTACCGGCGTCTGGGGCTGGAATTGCTGGAGGTCTATGGCATGACCGAAAACTGCGGCTACTCCCACGTATGCCGGCCCGGCAAGGTCAAGCCGGGCTGGATTGGCCAGAATTGCCCGGGTGTCGAGGTACGTATCAGTGATGAAGGTGAGGTGCTGGTGCGTAGCGAAGCAACCATGCAGGGCTATTTCAAGGAGCCTGGAAAAACAGCCGAGGCGCTGACTCTGGACGGCTCGCTGCGCACCGGCGACAAGGGTGAGCAGGATGCTGAAGGCAACCTGCGCCTGACCGGCCGCATCAAGGAAATTTTCAAGACCAGCAAGGGCAAGTTTGTCGCGCCGGCGCCGATTGAAAATCGCATGGCCACGGAAACCCGGCTGGAACAGATCTGCGTGGTCGGTGAGGGCATGGTGCAGCCCCTGGCCATCTGCGTGCTATCCGAAACCGCCCGGGCTGAGGCTGACGGCGCCGGGCGAGCGGCGCTGGAAGCCAGCCTCAAGGCACTGCTTGCCCAGGTTAATGGCAGCCTGGACAAACACGAGCAGTTGCGCGGCATGGTACTGGTCAAGGATGTCTGGGCGGTCGAAAACGGCTTCCTGACGCCGACCCTGAAAATCAAGCGTGCAGTGATCGAAAGCAGTTACGGCAAGCATTTTGAAGACTGGCTGCAGCGCTGTGATGCAGTGCTGTGGCACGAATAG
- a CDS encoding hotdog fold thioesterase, with amino-acid sequence MAIWRETPDLDRINALQKNTISEVLDIRFESFTDDTITGSMPVDSRTHQPYGLLHGGASVVLAESIGSMASALCIDTAKFYCVGLEVNANHLRGLRSGRVTAVARAVHLGRTTHVWDIRLHGEDGKTSCISRLTVAVVPLGENAPANR; translated from the coding sequence ATGGCAATCTGGCGCGAAACCCCCGATCTCGATCGGATAAATGCACTACAGAAAAACACCATTTCGGAAGTGCTGGATATTCGTTTCGAATCCTTCACCGATGACACGATCACCGGCAGCATGCCGGTGGACTCCCGCACCCATCAACCCTATGGATTGCTGCATGGCGGCGCTTCAGTGGTGCTGGCGGAGTCCATTGGCTCCATGGCCAGCGCGCTGTGTATCGATACCGCGAAATTTTACTGTGTCGGCCTGGAGGTCAACGCCAACCATCTGCGTGGTCTGCGCAGCGGCCGGGTGACTGCTGTGGCACGTGCCGTGCACCTGGGCCGCACCACCCATGTGTGGGATATCCGCCTGCACGGCGAAGACGGCAAGACCAGCTGCATTTCGCGCTTAACCGTGGCGGTAGTACCGCTGGGCGAAAACGCTCCCGCCAACCGCTGA